From Salvelinus namaycush isolate Seneca chromosome 9, SaNama_1.0, whole genome shotgun sequence:
cactcagtgtagcaTTCTACTCAGCATTGATGTTCCGTATCATCAATCAGCATTAAAATCAGGTGAGGCTCTCACTCAGCGAGCTCCGACCGAACCGAGCGACCAACCTTATTGGCACGTGTCCAACATTGAAGTTCTTCATGTAATGCGAGCACTCCATGTCATCGTGAACCGCTCCCCTCCCTGTGCTGCCAAATGTCTCGATTGCATACACCTCACCTTCCTGTGGAGCATAAGGGTAGAAGAGGACACAGTAAACTCAGCAGATCCTAGAAACAACTGATTGACCGTAATCCATCTGCAATTTACATAAGACCAAAGTTCTTCAAATCGAAAGCCACTACTGGCAATTGGGAACAGCCACAAGGAAACAGGGAGAGATGTCATTTTGCTAACGAAAGTAGATCTTTagagattaaatatatttttttacaagaaTCAACATCATAGATGAGCAAACATTTTTGTCAATGTCATTACAGTTACTCCATCATCTCTTATAgtgttctcacacacacaatctggGTGTGATCTATTGAAGAGgtctttatcacacacacacacacacacacacacacacacacacacacacacacacacacacacacacacacacacacacacacacacacacacacacacacacacacacacacacacacacacacacacacacacacacacactacacacacactactccctCGTTCcccgctcacacacacagagctcatCAGCTCTCTATCAGGTCATTGTGGTTGTTCAAGGCCCTGTGGTATTAGCTGATAACATTGcgacaccctccctccctctctgtctgctcAGATAATCACTCAAAATGAGAGCAGCCCCGTGGCACGCCCCGCCGACACCAATACACTCCACATAGAGAGAGGCAAGCACACACCACCATGCAAGCAAGcaagcacaccacacacacacacacacaccctcacacaaaGAGGGTAATGGCCCTAACGCACCAACACTCACTCCGGCTAAAAATATAACCCTCAAACATGCCACATCAGCAACTCCTTGCCTCTCTCCCTGGCTTCGTTGGAAACATCAGCAAAACGCACCACTCAGCAGCTTGCCAATTATAAAGGTTCAATTCTGTCCAAACTGAGTTAAGCATTGCAGCTGtctgggcggggggggggggggggcactagcCTAGATTTGTGACCCTAGGCTAGTGAACCTCAACCACACCCAACATTTCCATCCTCAATCTACTCGTtcacagatctgtttgtgctgtcctgCCAACAATGACCACGGGAATactagacagcacaaacagacctgggaccaagGTACCTTTCCTGGGGCAGGTATCTATGCAGGTATCTAGGCGATATCTTCTCCTTTAGTGAGGTAAATGGTCATTAATTGACTTTGGGTGGTGAAAACGCAATGTGCTTCGAGATGCAATAAGGAGTTTCAACAAGTGGCGCTACTCACTACTTGATGCTCCTGGCTGGTAATGTGATTAAAGGTGTAATTAAAGCCCCGAAGAGGGTGCCTAAGGAggtgttggagtgtgtgtgtgtgagagagagagagagagagcgagagagagagagatgtgaatcCGAGCTCATCTTGACACTGTGTTGTAACTCTACATAGTCTAGAGATGTTCTTTCAATAACACTTAATCAATGGTTTTAATTATATGCTACATTTTTAAAAGATAGACATTCTGAACTGATCAAACTCGCAAGAGAGGAGATGTGTACCTTGAGTTTGTTGTTGCAAACATGGCAGGGAAAAAAGAAGAAGTTTGACTAAATTGTacctgaagcaacatctcaaaaaaCCTGTTCAAATGAATAAGAGGTGAGTCCAGTCCCTGGACCTCTTATCCAGTCCCTGGATGTTTTTACATTTGGTGGCAGCAGAGGAATTTGAACCCACGCCTCTGAAAGGACTGGAGCCTGTTTGATTCAATTGTACTGAAGTATCTGAGAGGTTACCTCCATCCTGGTAGCTTCTCCTCCCTTGACGATGGGAACAGTCTTGCCTGCGTGTATCCTGTACTGTCCGATGGAGTGGCCATTGAGGTTCCTGATTGGCTTTACTAGggggaagaaaaaaatatatatagagagatttTTTTAAAGCAACAATTTATCTAGATGTATTAATATATCTGCAGTATATCTATAGTTGTAATATTTCTATATAAATATATCTGCAATTTATCTGTCATTGTAATTTCCCACATCAAACCAGCAAACATAAAGAGGCAAACAGTTTCCTATATAAACAAACcaacaaacagagagacagacagacagaaggagccTGATACCTTGGTATGTTTTCCCATCTATCTCCACCTCATAAGACTCCATGACCTCCTGGATGGTTTCACCCACGTCACATAGGCGCACATCTATCCCTGCGCACTGGGAAAATGCTTTCAACTTAAACAAGCTCTCTCCACAGGGATCACAAACGGACAAGAGTCGACGTGTACACAAGCATTCATCAACCATCTCTACAGAGCTCATGATCAGACGAGCGACGAGTGAGAGTTACGTCACATATCCTCTTATGTTAGCTAGTGTCCGAGATAcggtcatttagcagaagcttttaTCCATGCGGCTTACAGACATGTCGACATCAACAGTGACAGATACAGTATATTCAGTATTTGTGGCccatgtgggaatcaaacccacagtgTTGCCAGCATCATGCTCTAACCCACTGAGCCATTGGAACCAAAGTCACAGAGGAATGGGTTGAGTTACCTTGATGCCTGTGTTGGTAGCATCTCTCACAGCCTCCAGTAGTCTGTCATACTTAGGGTTGAAGGTCACGGTGAAGGCACAGTCAATGATTCGACCTAAAACACCAACAACATAATGACATGAAGAGGTAATGCTTTTTTCTGACGGCTTGTTTCAGCTGGTATTGTGATATTCAAGGAGTGTAATTACTAGCTAATTATCATGCAACTACAGTACCATTTTATATTTAAACAAGTGTATCAGGTAAGGCAAAGGGGTAAAAGAGGGATCCTCAATCCTGCTTTTGGAGAGACTGCAGTACTCCAGGTTTTTGTACCAGCTCAGCAGTGGAACGAACACCCGATTCAGCTAATCAAGGTGTTGAAGAtcagttgattatttgaatgagATGTGATGGGATTAAATTGctggaacaaaaacctgcagTATTGCAGAGGGACTATTATTGCTTCAAAATGCAAGTGCAACCAGATATAGACATTAGGCCGGGTCTCTGTAAAGCACTTGACAACTGCTGATGCAattttacctcgactaaccggtgcccccgcacattgactctgtaccggtaccctctgtatatagcctccacattgactctgtaccggtaccccctgtatatagcctccacattgactctgtaccggtaccccctgtatatagtcctgcttgttattttactgctgcagtttaattatttgttactttaatttTCTATTTTCAACTTTTTACTTAtccattttttacttaacacttatttaaaaaaataatcttAGCACGCTTGGttaagggctcataagtaagcatttcaccgaaaagtctaaacctgttgtatttggcgcatgtgacaaataacatttgatttgaaacaggTTTTCTAAAAACATTTTATTGAGAGATTGATCGAACTCAGTGCCAGTGCTGACCTTTTAAGTGTGTGACAAAGTGTATTTATATAAATAactgtgattgattgattgattgaagtaaCACAAAACAAAACTACAGACTGAACAGAAACTGAGTGTCAGTGTGTTGACTGACCGTTGATGTGCGTGCCAAAGTCTATCTTGCAGACGTCGTCGTACTGCAGTACTGTGGGGTCTCCAGCGTTGGGTGTGTAGTGGGCAGCGACGTGGTTGATGGAGCAGCCAGTGGGGAATGCCAGGCCAGCCTTCAGACCATTCTCCTTGATTAGCTTCCTACTACAGCCCTCCAACCGCTCACTGTTGACACAAGAGGTCAGGTTTAACATGCCACAACAagagaaacaccaacataaagtgttgggccaccacgagccagaacaacTTCAATGCACTTTGCCATATATTCTACAAGTGTCGACACCACTGTTCCACGAgcaattccatcatttggtgttttgttgatggtggtggagaaCTGTCTCAGGCACCGCTTCGGAATCtctcataagtgttcaattgggttacgatctggtgactgagacggccatggcatatggttcaCATAGtattcatgctcatcaaaccttAAAGTGACCACtagtgccctgtggatgggggaattgttatcctatgggggcatagccattgtaggcaaaataatggcctgcccagcatttttatacatgaccctaagcatgatggaaCGTTAATTGCTTAATTAGCTCAGGAACCACACCCGTGTGGAATCACCTGCATTCAATATcatttgtatccctcatttcctcaagtgtttccattattttgtattttttaggtTAACCGTACAATTGAATAAAGTCTCACTTATAGAGCAGTCCGCCAACCGCTCACTGACAGACAGGGGCCACGGCGGACATGGACAGGTGTCACATTCAGGATATTTTCCCTTCAGCAACACAGGTTAACCATGCAGGTTAATAAAGGCTCACTCAATGATCTTCAATGCTGCTCCTGTGGCACTCTAGAACCAGCTCAGCAGTGAAACACCTGATTCAGCTCATCATGGTGTTAAAGATCCGTTGATTAATGAAATCAGGCGTTTCACTGCTGATCTAGGACAAAAACCTACAGTACTGCGACTCTCCAGGTGCAGGACTGAGAATCACTAAAAAAATCTCAAATACGTCAATAAACAATATGACTGAAGTGAACAACAGCCaagtacagcactttgagatatcagctgatgtaagaagggctatataaatacatttgatttgattagtataATGTGACAGTTTGTAAAGTACCAAGGCCTATATGATTTGTGAATGAACCTCACCAGATGTCAATCATGGTCATCCCAGGTTTGATCCAGGTATTGACGTAGTTTCGAACCTGTCTGTGGGCCTCGGCAGCCTGACGGAAGTCATTCCACATCTCCTCGTTAGCCTTGTCTAGGACCCTCTTCTCCTCATGGGTGGTCCTCCACGCTGCACTGCGCCTGGTGGTGAGGAACACACACTCCATGTGCGTtttcgtatgtgtgtgtgtgtgtgtgcgcgcacgccgGTGTCACATGGAGTCACAtggagacatacacacacagacatgtatgAACAGTCAcaaatgcacacagacacacacatactgtacacacaccccACAGACAGCACATTCTTTATCGTCTCATTATGCAAATGTTTTCGAATGGGATTATGATGTCAAACAACACGTTCAAGAAATTAtgcagtttataatgcaggtatAGATTAACATACCGGTAGTGTGTGTACATTTTAATGCAGTGTATGCAGCTATAGATGAGTTTGTGT
This genomic window contains:
- the LOC120054188 gene encoding methionine aminopeptidase 2-like, with translation MAELETMQSELEAPEVLNGDAGENEEKEDEEPSESGKKKRRKKKKNKTAAPAGTNEAEGDGDTGGGVGDVTKQLEQQALLEDKEKEDDVVDDGEYVENSAGRKKKKKKKKKGVKGQTDPPSIPICELYPSGDFPKGEECEYPPSKDGRSAAWRTTHEEKRVLDKANEEMWNDFRQAAEAHRQVRNYVNTWIKPGMTMIDICERLEGCSRKLIKENGLKAGLAFPTGCSINHVAAHYTPNAGDPTVLQYDDVCKIDFGTHINGRIIDCAFTVTFNPKYDRLLEAVRDATNTGIKCAGIDVRLCDVGETIQEVMESYEVEIDGKTYQVKPIRNLNGHSIGQYRIHAGKTVPIVKGGEATRMEEGEVYAIETFGSTGRGAVHDDMECSHYMKNFNVGHVPIRLPRAKHLLNVINENFGTLAFCRRWLDRQGESKYLMALKNLCDLGIIDPYPPLCDTKGSYTAQYEHTILLRPTCKEVVSRGDDY